The window tagctgggattacaggcatgcaccaccacacccagctagttttgtatttttagtagagatggggtttctccacgttggtgaggctggtctcgaactcctgacctcaggtgatccgcctgcctcggcctcccaaagtgctgggattataggtgtgagccactgcgcctggcttcttTATACTGAGTCTTAAAagatctctttaaaaattaagtttaaaaagaatAGCACACATCAGTATGTATGTATACGtctcatttatatgaaatcaggaaatatatatgttattactTATTATACATAAATTGTCTGGAAGGATATATAAGCTATTGTGAACACTGGTTGCTCTGGAGAGGGAAAGCTGGAAGGCGGTTAATGGAGGGAGGCCAACTTACGTTTTACTGTATACTCCTTTGTACCATGTGAATGTATTAACCTATTCGAcaattagtttaaaaatttttttttaactattaaaaagGTATACATTGTCCTTAGGGGAAAGGTGTGGTAGAATTTATAGAAGAAACAATAAATTTTGTCCCAAACCCATTATCCTTCCCATACCCACTCTGTAAGGCCACTGCTAACACAGTCTCTGAGCCTGACCTGACCCAGGCAGGGCCCCAAAAGTTCTGCAGTACTGGTCTTGCTTCctcaagaaaaacaaatcctCTTTCTGCATTTCTTTGGAAATACTGAGCAAAAAGAGATGGCTGGGATTTCACAGAAATTACATGTTAACTTTTAGATCACTGCTGAAACTAAAGAATGGGTCTAGAAACCAAAACGAAAGAACTGGATAGAACACTGGAAATCTCAATGAATGCTGGAAAGCCCTCTACATACTATTTCATTTTCTGCCTTGGTAATAGGGTAGCTAATAGAAGATAAAAACAGAGAAGATGAGAATGTCTTATGCAAATAACAACCTTTAGCATTCTTTACTCACACAGCAGTATTCCTTAGTGGGTACATACTCATGCATAGACAAGCTTTACCCAAAAGAACAAGTCCATACCATGCAGAACACAATCCCATGATGAAACCTCTCTAAAAGCCTGACTGGCTACTAAAACCAattggtgttttttttaaattctggagtTAGTAGCTACATCATGCAAGCTGGGAAACAGTGATTAAGAAATAGTGTCACTTGTAGGCTGTGAAAAATCTCAAAGACAAGGGAACATTTTTTGAAAGCTAGATTCAGGGAAGCCACGattaaatgtatacttttttggggaattgggggtggggggaaacgGGGCTACCATTTCTAAATCTTAAAGGAATCATCTTCTTAATCTCATTCCAATTACTTGACTGAATAGAGccaaaaaagagtaaaattatgAGGAACACAACATGGGCAAGTTTTATGGACTATGTTTGATGGACACAGACTATGCCCAAAACTCAAACCCACATGGAACTGTGGGGCAATGGATATAAGCAACAAACTGGTCAAAAAATGTATCTGTATCATTGAGAGATCATTTCCCATtactagaaacacaaataaatcgGTGCCTACCAATGCTGGTTTGAGGCCACCATTTCCTCATAAGGAGGTGGACTGATTTCATTTAACCTAAAAGCAGTTTGGATATTTAGTCCCACCAGCACAAGCTacatataaattgaaaaaaatctcatgcACATAGCTagacatgaaatattttctttcctcctgtgAATCCTTATACCAAGTAATGATTAAAATTTAGCTGTAAACTTGATACATAGGaggcacaattttaaaaaaattaagaaatggatGATGATAGGTCTTTTGTTAGACAATTCATTGAAAATTCAACTTCCCCTAAAATTCAACGTTCAGTGCTGGGTAAAAAAGGCATGCAACCAAGTTACCAGCCTCCTCAAGCAGGACACAAGGAACACATTGGCTGCAGAAAACACACCGTAGCAGTTATAGGTTTCATGCCAACAAACCAATGATTAACAAGGATGATTAGAGTCTGGATGGAGCCAAGACACAAGCTCTTTGCCTTTCTGATGCTGACTCAAAAGCCACAAGCACACACATTTCCCCATGGCAGGTTCATACCAGCGGACTTCAGTTGCTTATGTCTCTCTTGTTCCTGGATTGTAGACTTTGGCAAAAGTGGAGTAAGTCCTCGGGACTTGGTGGGTCTCATGTAGCCTTTCATTGGTTCTGCCATTCtgcttttatcttcctttttcccttctcctGGTGTCTTTGATTcagatttttctgtcattttctgaGGTGTCTCCAAAATCTTATCTTTGGGTTCTGGGAGTCGAACACCCTTGGAAGCAGTCATTATTACTAACGTATCCGCCACCTCTGAAGGAGGAGCTTCGACTTTGCTATGTAAGAAATCTGACTGGATTTCTGGTGTTGGCAAGGAAACGCTTTCCAATTCCGTGATTTTACAAGCCAGACTAATTTCTTTCAATTTATCATTTTCACTTTTTGGAGACAAAAGAGTCAGATCTACCTTCTTATTCAAACTATCTGAACCTTTGGAATTTCTATCTTGAGCATTTTGGTCCTCACAAAAACTGAGCTTTTGTGCTTTGTCTTCCAGTAAGTCAGGAATCTGAACTGCAACAGACCCTTCTTTAgtctctttctcttcattcaCTGGATGTGCTGGGAAATTACCTCTATCTGCATATCCTTCTAGGGCTCTGGCCTCTCCTGGTAGGCTCTGGTCTTCTACTGGCACTCCAGGAAGGAGGTGACCTTTTGCTAGCTCTGTGACTTTCTCTACTGAATGCTTAGACGCACCACTGTGCACTGACTCAGATTCTCCTATCACATGCCCTTCATCGATCCCTGCTTCATTTTTCATGGAATCAGCAAGCTCAGCTTTATTCTTAAGAGAGTGATCTCCATGAATGTTAACTGTTTCTATGGCTGTTGTAATAGGTAGAGCAACTCCTCCTGTGCTTGTAGAGGGCACAACAGCAGAGGGACCCTTGGGTCTTTCTTGACCTGGGACTCCATCTTTGGTGTAGTTATCTACCATTAATGATTTGGAAATCTGGGCTGGGGCtatctcttgcccattttttgCCAAGGTATCTGGAAAGGAATCACCTTCCTTTACTACTTGAGGAGTAGGAGTGGGCAGTTTTTCACAGGCTGCTGATTCCAGAACCTCTAGAGGAGATGATTTATTTATCAGCTCTGATGGTGTTCTGGGACAGGTAAATGTAATATTTCTATTTTCGTCCATATAGGCCATTCCTTCAATTCCCTGGTCCCCTGTGGTTTCCATGGGAACATGTATTTTTGTTGCATCTATCTTATTCTCCAGAATGTGCTTCTCAGGAGaactatttttaacctttttactTTTTCCATCATTACTCCTTTTACTTGGTTTGTCAGCCACTGCAGTGTATCTATTGGCTGCATCTGTCTTATTCTCCTCAGATACTACTGAAGGAACAAATCCTGCCCCCTGGATTTGCTCTTGGCAGCTCACATCTGTCACCTTGGCAGGTGGTTCAGTAACAGTAGAAGCCTTGACTGTGCTTATCTTGTTTTCCCCAAGAGTCCCAAGCTCAACAAAATTAACCTGAAAATTTCCACCCTTCCTGTCAACTGCTTCCACTGTGGGTGTATCTGGTGTATGTGAGAACGAAGAATCATGCATTTTGGGGAAAGTAAATCCTATTTCCTTGCTTTTATGGGGAATACTACCAGTATCTCCATCCTTCCCTTCAAAAGGTGGGTTAAggatttcttccttcctctccattctAGCAGGCTGTgtggaataattatttttaaactttttgctttTGCCTTCATTGCCTCTCTTTTTAGGCTTTTCAGAAATCCAGGGAGCTGCCTCATGATCCTTCCATGGACACCTTCCTTCCTTGCTCTGGTTATTGACACCCATATCTTTGACTACATCTCCTGTTTCTGTGCTAACACCAGAAGTCTGAGTCATGCCTGATCCACTTTCCAAAGGAATCAATGCCTGCATGGTGCCTGCCACCTTAGGCTGAGTCATCTCTTTAGGCTCCCCCATCACCACTGCCTCCGTGAGATCAGCCTTAGTGCCTGGTTGCTTTGAAGAATTCAGCCCCAGCTCCTCACTCTTATCCTGAGTAGTCATTCCTTCAGTTTTAGAGACTGGCTCACTCGGTATGAGAACAGCCCTTCCGTCCTTCTGGCTGTCCAGAAGAAATGGCAGCTCAGATTTTGCTTTTACCTTCCCAGAATCTGTTCTCATTTTCCCAGaacttccccttcccttcctgcttTTGCCATCACCTGCCATTCTCTTAAATGGTTCATTCTCTACCCCAGGGACCTGTACCAACACTTGGCCCTGCAGCTGCTCAGAAGTAAAGATGCTGATCTCTTGTCTTTCGTTGGGAAAAGCTTCCTTTTTTAGTTCTTTATCCTCTTCAGCTCCTTCAGGAAACTCCTTCAGTTTGACATTCTGCAGTTTAGTCATTTTACTTTCATTATTCCCTTCTTTTAGATTACATTCTAATGGATTACTTGCTATCAAAGTGGGTACCAAATTTGGTATTTCTTTTGCTGCTGTGGGTTTTGAAACTACACCCATAACCTCTTGGTCCAAGAAAGGAGAGCAACCCTCTTTAAGTCTGATATCCAAAGGGGTTTCTACATTGTATGCAGAAACTTCTGCTAGGGGTCCTTTCAGATTGAGAGGGCCTACTGACTGGCTTTTATCTACAGGAGTCTTCAGGTGGGGTGCAGGCTGTGGTTTGTATTCATGTTGCTTCAGCAATTTCTTGTCTTGGTTTTGTAGTACTGACTTGTTACTTTTGCTCTCTTCCTCTACTCTCAGCTTAGACTGAGAACTTATTGCAGTTTTGGGGGCTTCTTCAGAAGGATATAAAGGAATTCTGAGACTCTCTGAGACAAAGTTCTCAGCTACCAGTCTGGCTGCACTGGAGTTAACTAAACATTCCCTTTTCAAGTTTTCTCCAGATACAAGTCCATATTCTGTACCCATAGTGGTAGGCTGGCTGGGGAGAACACCTGATTTTTGTGTGTCAGCTGCAAATGGATGACCTTTAGGCTTATCTGCATTGTCATCATCCGAAGGTCCTCCAGCCCGTGGTTGAGAATATCTCTTTTGCtttggtttcttcttctttttcttcatcattaTTGGTGTGCTTTCTATATCCCAGGCCTCCCTGCCAAGAtccctctggggttcaagtgagtcAACATGAATACTTTTTCTTTGGTTCCCAGGCCCACCACAGGAGGATGAACCAGAGACCCAACCTGACTCAGACAAAGAGCAGTGGCCCAGCCTGTGATCAAGAGTCTTCCATGGAGGAGAGCctcccagcagctcaggagggACCCTGGCAGGCTTGGGCCGGGTTGACCTGCGGTCACTGGGTCTGCAAACTTGTTTGGCTTGTGTGGGAGGGGTACCGCAATACATGAAGTTGGCTAAAATTCCAAACAAAAAACTCCTCGTtattgtttcttaaaaacaacaaaaaacaaacaaacaaacaaaaaaaccagaccATATAAATGACTAATTTAAGGAGGCTATTTTCACTAATACATATAGTACTTACTGTAATTTGCTCAGGAAAACAGtcttttctaaaacatttctCACTTTTAACTGGCGCtagcaaaaatatttaacagatCATCATCTCAGGTAAAGattgttttcaaacatttataaaatatttgaaatttcagAAGTAGCAggattgaacttttaaaaatgaaacatttcacATCTTTTAACCTCTAAAAATAAGCACTTACTGCCTGTAAATCTCATCTGATTTATATTGGTCATTCTTAGTGCTTGCCTCTTTTTGGTGAAATTTATTAATTGCTTCAGTTAAATATACATGATTTTGGACAAAATTTATAATTCTAAGACTAGGTCACCAATATTAAACTAATACTTGTCAAACAAACCAGACAGATTCTGGGAACTAGATCAGAAGGCCAGACTTAAGTCActtcacgcacacacacaaaatatactgAATCCACATTTTGGTCAGAGAAAAATTCTCATGATTCCAGAACCAGAGCATCCTACTTTGAAAGACAAATATGTTAAATTTCAACATTCTGCTCCTAAATGTACTTcccaaaagacagagaaatatatataatgttaagtaggataattaattttaacaattaaGATGAGTACCTTTGGAAGAGTTTCAGCAGGTGATCTGGTCTAACCTTCCTCCCAGTTAATATAATATGGATCCAAGATCCTGGCAAGAGTCTCATTAAGAGCAGGTATATGCCAGCTCCTGTCAAGTCTGACCCAATAAATTGATTTCCAAGaatattataatatgtaaatagTGGATTTCATTCTTGTCCTTACCCCTCCAATATCCTCTAAATCCTAGCCTTTGTTTAATATCTCAGGTTAATTATTGCATCGCTCAAAAAATTGCTAGGCTATAGTATCCCCCAGTATTTATAACATTTAATTCAGCAATTAATCAGCAGCTATTCAGTGCCAtcttttatactattttattcaattattatgTAAATCTTGGGTTTCAGAGTTCATGCCTGAGAACTTATCTCTTCATTCAGgttataatataataattcagGGGGCAAGGACGGGGACTTAAATATCTATATGCCTTAACATGGTGTATTTTGTATACCATAAGCACTTGATAAATCTTTACTGATTTGTTGAGTCagtaaaacaacatttaaaaaaaaaatcacacatttatTTAAGCTCTAGTCTTGTGCTAGGTAGTGTGCAAAGCATTAGagattctaagtgaaataagtcatgGGCCCTTATGTCCCATATGTCAGGATGTCCACATTCCAATCATAGTCacagaaaagtaaacagaaaatcaaGTTGATAATCATATACATATGCTTCTGGGTTATTAAAAACAGGTAATCTTCAAATTCACTGAATAATCAAACTTTAAATTGGAAAGTATCTTAGAGCAGTACCTCTCAAAGTTTAATGAAAATTAGAATTATCTggggatctaattaaaatgcagataataattACAAAGGCCTAAGGTAGagcccaagattctgcatttctaccaGCCTCTCAGGTAATGTAGATGCTGTTGGGCCATGGAACACTGTAACTAGTAAGACTTTAGAGAACATTTGAccaattaatttatattatagcTAAGTAAACTGAGATATAGGCAAGTTATGTAACTTGCTTAAGACCACACAGGATAGAATAGTGAATAGCTGAACCAGATCAAAATTTGGGTGTCCTTTCTTCACTATGAAAACAGtggagaaggccaggcacggtcgctcacgcctgtaatcccaacactttgggaggctgaggtgggcagatcaccagaggtcaggagtttgagaccagcctggccaacatggtgaaacctcatctctactaaaaattagccgggcatggtggcaggcgcctgtaatcccagctactcaggaggctgaggcaggagaatcgcttgaacccagtaggtggaggatgcagtgagccaagatcacgccattgcacgccagcctgggcgacagagtgagactctgtctcaaaaaaaaaaaaacaacgacaacaacaacaaaaaaaacagtggagaaaaaaaaaattaggtatccTGATTTGCTGTagtagtaatttttaaagatataacaaGCTGACATTCTGTCTAAACCAGATAAAATCTGTCTAAGAGAATTGACTTCATAAACTATACTGCTGATTACCACCATACAACAGGGAACTAGAGACAATGTCTACCATCACTACTCTATCGCCCCTAATTTGTTTCAAAgagttcattttgttttcctaactTACCTGAGGTCTCTGAAGAAAGCTCAGAAGGTTGACTGTTGCATGGTTTCCTTTCCCCTAGTTTTTCTAACACAGAATCCTCCTCGGCCGGCAAGCTGCACTTTTTCCCCGTTCCTGTGACGGTTTCTAAAGGTAATAACAAAAGCCACACACGTTTCAGAGAAGCATGATTTCAGCTATTTTCCATCTGCCAGAAATTGGATATGGGATTAGTTTCTGAGGAGTTCTCCTACAAGGGGCAGCAAAGGAGTGAAGTGGTAGTTGGAAGCTGAAGTTGGGAAGGTATGTCTagttatgttacttttttttttttttttgagatggagtttttcactctttgttgctcaggctggagtgcaatggtgcgatctcggctcaccacaacctccgtctcccaggttcaagtgattctcctgcctcagcctcccgagtagctgggattacaggcatgcgccaccatgcccggctaattttgtatttttagtggagacggggtttctccatgttggtcaggctagtcttgaattcccgacctcaggtgatccgcccacctcggccgcccaaagtgctgggattacaggtgtgagccaccatgcccggtcaatGTTTCGTTTTTTAAGATGGGAAAAATAACAAACGTTTGTTAAATGGGTGGGAATGATCCaatgaaaaaagatttaaattggTATGAGGGGCAAAAAAGGGAAGAATACATGGGGCAATATATCGAGTAGGAAAGAGGAGATGGAATCTAGGGCAAAATGAGGAGAGGTTGGTCTTAATTAGGAGCAGGAACAGTTTACTTATAAAAACGGGAACTTTCATAAGCAGAGACCATGGATACAGATACAAGTAGTTGGGTAGATAATGGAATAGAAGTTTGTCGATGTTCTATTTTATTGCTTGACTTATCTGCAAGAAAAACAGGACAATCAGCAGAGAATGAACATAGAAAAggtgttggaggtgggaggagggtaaaGGCGGGAAAGAGTTGTCTAGGAGAGCAGGAGTATGAATAAACTTGCAAAGTACAGTGTGACTGTCTGTACTTTACCTGGCATGATGTTTGTCCTTAGTCTTCTCGAGACTACAACCTGGTAGAGAGAAATACTGAGAATAAGCACAAGCACGTACCTGGTGAAATCATGAAAGTAGGTGCAGCTGACTGCCCCACATCCTGCAGAGATTCTAAATGGGAATCCTCACTTATTCCTTTTTGTGTTTGTGCAATTTCCATGTCTTTAATTGGAACTGGTGTTGCCTCTGTTTCTGAGAGTGGTGGAACATCTTTGGCTGGAGTCACATTGTTGGCCAGGGTCAGAACCCCATCCTTAGCCAGGGGTGCTTCTGTTTTGAGGGCTGGGACCTGATCCTCAGTCAGGGCCACCTCCATTTCTGGAGGCAGACATACGTTCTTGATGAGAACTACTTCTGTTTCTGGAGGTGGAGTCACATCCTTGCCCAGAGCCATTTCTGTTTCTGATAGTGGAGACATGTCCTTCAACAAGCCCACTTCTTTTACTGTGGACGGAGCCACATCCTTGGCCGGGGCTATTTCTGTTTCTGGGAGTTGAGCCATGTCCTTGACTGGGGCCACCTCTGCTTCTAAAGGTAGTGCTTTATCCTTGGTCAAGATCACGTTGGTTTCCGGGGGCAGTGTCATGTCCCTGGCCAGGGCTACCTCTGTTTCTGAGGACAAAGCCACCTTCTCAGCAGAGGATATTTCTGTGGATGATATAATGTCATTAGCCTGTGCCACCTCTATTTCTGAGAGTAATACCAAATCCTTGGCTGGGACTATCTTGTTTTCTTTGGGTGGTCCCATGTCCTTGGAAGGAGCCAAGTCCATTTTTATAGGAGATgccctctctgtttctttcttgttttctttgggTGGTCCCATGTCCTTGGAAGGGGCTAAGTCCATTTTTATAGGAGATGccctctctgtttctttcaaCAGTGTCACATCCTTGGCTGGGGCTACCTCTGTTTCTGTGGGCAGTACCACATTCTTGGCTGAAGATACATCTGTTTCTGTGGGCCATCTGACATCCTTAACCAGGGCCACTTCTTTTTCTGTGGGTAGTTCCATGTCCTTGACTAGGGCCATATCTGATTCCATGGATGGCTGCATGTCCTTGGCCAGTGTCACATCTAATTTGGTGGGTGATTCCATATCTTTAGCCAATGCCACCTCGGTTTTTGTAGCTAGTGCCATGTCCTTGGCGAGGGCCATCTCTGTTTCTTTAGATGGTGCCATGTCAGTAGTCTTCAGTCCCATCATTATTTCCAATGCTTGTGCTGGTGGCCTCTCTTCTGATGCCATTTCTATCTCCTTGGCTAGCTCTAAGGGAACTAAATTGGAAATTTAGGACACATCATTGTCTACTCATACCTTTGCATTAAAAATGCTTACTTTCTTCAGGCATGAGAGTATTTGGCTTTTGTGACCATAAGACTGTACACATAACTAAGAATTAAtgttaggccgggcacagtggctcacgcctgtaatcccagaactttgggaggccgaggcggatggatcatctgaggtcaggagttcgagaccagcctgacaaacatggtgaaaccctgtctctactaaaaatacagaaattagccatgcagtggcaggcgcctgtaatcccagctacttgggaggctgaagcaggagaattgctagaacccaggaggcggagtttgcaatgaaccgagatcacggcattgcactccagcctgggggacagggcaagagtccgtctcaaaaaaaaaaaaaaaaaaagaagaagaagctaaTGTCAAGTAACATATTCTGCCTACTCTTTGACAGTCTCAACACTTGGAAGAATAAGATGTAAAATACTGGGAGGACAAGTAGTGGAGGAGAAAtggcaaagaagagagaaaacatagGCTTCAAAAATAACACGGGCACAGAATTAGTATTAGAAAGATAATCTGTGGGACAGCAGGTCAGTCATGCTTCCTATCAAGAAAAACTCCAGAGTTCTAAATCTGtactgaatttttgtttttgttttttgagacacggtctcacgctgttgcccaagctggagtgcagtagcatgatctcggctcccgggttcaagcaattctcctgtctcagcctccctagtagctgggattataggtacacgccaccacgctgagcttatttatttatttatttagctctttcacccaggctggagtgcagtggcgcaatctcggctgacagcaacctctgccttccggtttcaagtgattctcctgcctcagcctccctagtagctgggattacaggcacctgccaccacgcccagctaattttttgtatttttagtagagacggggtttcaccatgttggccaggctggtctcgaactcctgacctcaggtgatctgcccgccttggcctcccaaagtgttgggattacaggcgtgagccaccgtgcctagaccaatttttgtattttttgtagaaatggggtttcaccatgttggctgggctggtctggaactcctgacctcaagtgatctgcctgcctcagcttcccaaagtgctgggattataagtgtgagccaccacaccaggccgtAAATCTgtactgaattaaaaaaaaaaattctgatacctaatacaatgaaaatgtgatgaaaaaaatatatatatgttaaaaaatttaaaaaaagtatttatgtGCCCGTTAACCCTAAGTGTTATAGTTCAACAATTTAATTCCTCCAGTGGTGATATCACTAATATAAGCAAAACATTTGTGATTGTTCTGAAATTTTTATACCTGCTGTAAGCTGCTAAAAAATACACCTGATGATTTATATTGATTACCAATACTGCAACCATTAACTGATAAAGGGAGTCTCTAATAGTTTACCTGCCGTTGGCTGAGGAGGTTCTGCAACAGCCTCTGGGGAAACAAAGGACTCTGAGTGTGGAGAGTTTAAGGCTTCCACAGACCACCCCTGAGGTACAACAGCTGTGTTGCAGGGAGACATACCTAATATTGAAacacaaacaaatacattttgaaactTAGTAAACATTGGAAACAAAAggtatttgatatatttttgttttgttttgttttgtttgttttttttttgagacagagtttcgctctgttgcccacgcagacagagtgaagtggcgtgatctcggctcactgcaagctccgcttcccgggttcacgccattctcctgcctcagtctcccgagtagctgggactacaggcgcctgccacagctcccggctaattttttgtatttttagtagaggcggggtttcacca is drawn from Homo sapiens chromosome 3, GRCh38.p14 Primary Assembly and contains these coding sequences:
- the MAP4 gene encoding microtubule-associated protein 4 isoform X4 — protein: MADLSLADALTEPSPDIEGEIKRDFIATLEAEAFDDVVGETVGKTDYIPLLDVDEKTGNSESKKKPCSETSQIEDLPLPPHPASLSFHLPLDTPSSKPTLLANGGHGVEGSDTTGESKSLGMASGSGSPTEFLEEKMAYQEYPNSQNWPEDTNFCFQPEQVVDPIQTDPFKMYHDDDLADLVFPSSATADTSIFAGQNDPLKDSYGMSPCNTAVVPQGWSVEALNSPHSESFVSPEAVAEPPQPTAVPLELAKEIEMASEERPPAQALEIMMGLKTTDMAPSKETEMALAKDMALATKTEVALAKDMESPTKLDVTLAKDMQPSMESDMALVKDMELPTEKEVALVKDVRWPTETDVSSAKNVVLPTETEVAPAKDVTLLKETERASPIKMDLAPSKDMGPPKENKKETERASPIKMDLAPSKDMGPPKENKIVPAKDLVLLSEIEVAQANDIISSTEISSAEKVALSSETEVALARDMTLPPETNVILTKDKALPLEAEVAPVKDMAQLPETEIAPAKDVAPSTVKEVGLLKDMSPLSETEMALGKDVTPPPETEVVLIKNVCLPPEMEVALTEDQVPALKTEAPLAKDGVLTLANNVTPAKDVPPLSETEATPVPIKDMEIAQTQKGISEDSHLESLQDVGQSAAPTFMISPETVTGTGKKCSLPAEEDSVLEKLGERKPCNSQPSELSSETSANFMYCGTPPTQAKQVCRPSDRRSTRPKPARVPPELLGGSPPWKTLDHRLGHCSLSESGWVSGSSSCGGPGNQRKSIHVDSLEPQRDLGREAWDIESTPIMMKKKKKKPKQKRYSQPRAGGPSDDDNADKPKGHPFAADTQKSGVLPSQPTTMGTEYGLVSGENLKRECLVNSSAARLVAENFVSESLRIPLYPSEEAPKTAISSQSKLRVEEESKSNKSVLQNQDKKLLKQHEYKPQPAPHLKTPVDKSQSVGPLNLKGPLAEVSAYNVETPLDIRLKEGCSPFLDQEVMGVVSKPTAAKEIPNLVPTLIASNPLECNLKEGNNESKMTKLQNVKLKEFPEGAEEDKELKKEAFPNERQEISIFTSEQLQGQVLVQVPGVENEPFKRMAGDGKSRKGRGSSGKMRTDSGKVKAKSELPFLLDSQKDGRAVLIPSEPVSKTEGMTTQDKSEELGLNSSKQPGTKADLTEAVVMGEPKEMTQPKVAGTMQALIPLESGSGMTQTSGVSTETGDVVKDMGVNNQSKEGRCPWKDHEAAPWISEKPKKRGNEGKSKKFKNNYSTQPARMERKEEILNPPFEGKDGDTGSIPHKSKEIGFTFPKMHDSSFSHTPDTPTVEAVDRKGGNFQVNFVELGTLGENKISTVKASTVTEPPAKVTDVSCQEQIQGAGFVPSVVSEENKTDAANRYTAVADKPSKRSNDGKSKKVKNSSPEKHILENKIDATKIHVPMETTGDQGIEGMAYMDENRNITFTCPRTPSELINKSSPLEVLESAACEKLPTPTPQVVKEGDSFPDTLAKNGQEIAPAQISKSLMVDNYTKDGVPGQERPKGPSAVVPSTSTGGVALPITTAIETVNIHGDHSLKNKAELADSMKNEAGIDEGHVIGESESVHSGASKHSVEKVTELAKGHLLPGVPVEDQSLPGEARALEGYADRGNFPAHPVNEEKETKEGSVAVQIPDLLEDKAQKLSFCEDQNAQDRNSKGSDSLNKKVDLTLLSPKSENDKLKEISLACKITELESVSLPTPEIQSDFLHSKVEAPPSEVADTLVIMTASKGVRLPEPKDKILETPQKMTEKSESKTPGEGKKEDKSRMAEPMKGYMRPTKSRGLTPLLPKSTIQEQERHKQLKSAVCLSSSTVYQQLGMSVYGIARPEEGRPVVSGTGNDITTPPNKELPPSPEKKTKPLATTQPAKTSTSKAKTQPTSLPKQPAPTTIGGLNKKPMSLASGLVPAAPPKRPAVASARPSILPSKDVKPKPIADAKAPEKRASPSKPASAPASRSGSKSTQTVAKTTTAAAVASTGPSSRSPSTLLPKKPTAIKTEGKPAEVKKMTAKSVPADLSRPKSTSTSSMKKTTTLSGTAPAAGVVPSRVKATPMPSRPSTTPFIDKKPTSAKPSSTTPRLSRLATNTSAPDLKNVRSKAKVEKKTEAAATTRKPESNAVTKTAGPIASAQKQPAGKVQIVSKKVSYSHIQSKCGSKDNIKHVPGGGNVQIQNKKVDISKVSSKCGSKANIKHKPGGGDVKIESQKLNFKEKAQAKVGSLDNVGHLPAGGAVKTEGGGSEAPLCPGPPAGEEPAISEAAPEAGAPTSASGLNGHPTLSGGGDQREAQTLDSQIQETSI